The Rhodothermales bacterium genomic sequence CCGAAACCATCTTCCTGACCATGCAGATCACAGAAGACGTGGACGGGAATCCCATCTCCCTGGGGTTCAATGCCAATGACCTGCAGACCGGTCGCCTCCAGGATCTGGATTGCGGGTGCCAACTGGATATTGCCGGCAAGCTGTCCGAACAGGGGTTCTCAAAGGGCGAAATCGTCTCGGCGTCGCTGCAATCAGCCCAGATCGTCATGCTCTTCCCGGTGAACGAGAACGTGGCCTTCCTGGACCAGGCCATCCTGAAATTCACCGCAACCGGCGTGTCGCAGACGGAAGTGGCCAATACGTCCAACTTCCCGGCTTCCCGGACCGCCCAGATGACCGTGCTGCCCAACCGGGATATCGCCGCCTTCCTTGAGCGGCCCAACTTCGGCCTGATCCTGCAGATCGATCCGGAGACACTGCGTACCGGGCAGTCCTACGAAATGAGCCTGGTCCTCACCGTTCGGGTGGAAGTAGAGGGCGTGTAGGAAGCGTCCTACCGAACCGCCACGCAGGATATTTCCACCCGGGCGTCGCGCGGCAATGCCGATACCTGCAGGGCTTCACGGGCGGGAGCGTTCTCACCGAAATAGCGCGCGTACACTTCGTTTACCTGCGCGTAATCGTTGATGTCGGTCATGTAGACCCGGCACGCCACCACATGGTTCATGGACAATCCAGCCGCCGTCAATACGCCGCGGAGATTTTCCAGTACCCGTTCCGTTTCGGCTTCAATGCCCTCCGTCACCATATGCCCGCTGGTGGGGTCAATGGCTATCTGACCGGAGCAATACAGGGTATCCCCGACAAAAACGGCCTGGCTGTACGGACCAATGGCCGCTGGTGCCAGCTTGGTCTTTACCCGGGATCGTTCAGTAACCAGTTCTTTCTTCCGCATGCGTGTCCCTGTAGGTTATGGATACTCGCAAATTCCGTGATTCCAGCTCTTTGGACAAGCGAATTATTCTTTAACTTCCGGGCAGGGCGCGCCTGCCGGCATCCTCCGCCGGCCTCACTTGCCCAATACCCTTGCCAGACCCACACGCCAACATCCCAGAACCATCCGCCAGAACCATGAACCTCGGACTCCAGGATCGTACAGCACTCGTCACCGGCGCCAGCAGCGGACTGGGTCGTGCCACGGCCATCGCATTGGCCCGTGAAGGGGTCCGGGTGGGCATCTGCTCCCGGAATTCGGTGCGCATCCATACCGCCGCCGTGAGCGTGGCCGATGCAGCGGGCGTCTCCCGGGACCGCGTATTGCCCCTCGTGTGCGATGTTACCGACGAGGCGGCCATCCACACCGCCGTGGATGAGGTCGTTAGCACGTACGGAGGCCTGGACATCCTGGTCTGTAACGCTGGCGGTCCTCCGGCTGGTACCGTGGATGACTTCAATGCGGACGACTGGCGAATGGCCCTCGAACTGAATCTCGTGAGCACCATCAACCTGACCCGGGCCGCCCTTCCGCACCTGCGAGCGGCCGCTGCCCGGCCGGATGGACTCGCGCGCATCCTCATGATCACCTCCCTGTCGGCAAAGCAGCCCGTTGCCGGACTCTACCTCTCGAACGTTTCGCGCGCCGGGGTCCAGGGGTTTGCCAAGAGCCTGTCCGAAGAACTCGGTCCGGAGGGAATCACCGTCAACACCATCCTGCCCGGATACACCCGGACCGACCGTTTGACCGATCTGGCGACCTCCCTGTCGGAACGCCGGCAGGTCACCATGGCTGAGGTGGAAGACGGGTGGGCCGCGATGGCTGCGCTGCGCCGGATTGGCACCGAACAGGAATTTGCTGCCGCGGCTGCATTCCTGGTAAGCCGACCGGCAGGATACATTACCGGCGTGGCGCTCCCCGTGGACGGCGGCGCCATCAAGTCCCTTCTGTAGGACATCCCATCTCACCTCTTCTTTCTCTTTTCTGAACGATGCGAAGCTCGCCGCTCGTCCTTTTCATTGGCGCGTTGATTGCCGGCCTCCTGCCCCAGGGATGCGTCGAGCCTCCAACTCCAGGTGCGGCTCCGGCTTCTGCCAGCGCAGAGAATGCCCCCATGCTACTTGTTCTGGGCGTGGGGCAGGACGGTGGTGTCCCGCAGACCGGCAGCCACGCCCACCCCGGATGGACCGATCCGTCCCGTGCTGAACGCGTGGTCTCGCTGGGACTCGTCGACCCGGTCTCCGGAGAAACCTGGATGTTCGAGGCGACGCCGGATTTCAGGCACCAGTGGTATGCCCTTGACCAGTTCGCTGCCGCTGCCGCTACACAGTTTTCCGCGGATTCGGCTACGCGGACGCCCCGGCGCGCCCCCGATGGCATTTTCCTGACCCACGCGCACATGGGCCACTACACCGGACTCATGTTCCTCGGACACGAATCGATGGGCGCCGACAGTGTGCCCGTTCACGCTATGCCCCGCATGGCCACGTACCTGTCCGAACATGGTCCATGGAGCCAACTGGTGAGGTACGGCAATATCCGGCTCTCTCCGCTGGTCGCCGATTCGACCATCGTACTCAACGAACGGCTCCGCGTCACACCGTTCCTGGTCCCCCACCGTCCCGAATTCTCAGAGGTTGTGGGTTACCGGATTGATGGTCCGTCCCGCAGCGCCCTGTTCATTCCGGACATCGATTCCTGGGCGGAGTGGGATTCCTGGGGCGTTCTCCTGGAGGACATGCTGGCATCGGTGGACATCGCGTATCTCGACGCCACCTTCTTCGCCGACGGGGAAATTCCGGGGCGTGACATGAGCGGCTTCCCGCATCCGTTCATCACCACGACCATGGAGCGACTGGCGACAGCCGCAGACACGACCCGCGGAAAGGTCCGCTTCATCCACCTGAACCATACGAATCCGGCGCTGATCGCCGGTTCGCCTGAATGGCAATCGGTGATCAGCGCCGGATTCCATATCGCCGAGACGGGCGAAACGGTGGGATTGTAAATCGGCTACAGCGTCTGCAGGTACAGATGGATGGCGGTCATTTCATCCTCCGACAACTGACCGAGCGCCGTCCAGGGCATGAATTCGGGGTCCAATTCACGCCCGTCCGGCGTTACCCCCGTGCGAAGGGCCGACTTGAAATCATCAAGCGACCACGAGGCCGCCATACGCAGGTCCGGAGCAAACGGGGCATCCGGATTTGGTGGCTGGGCGCCGGTCAGGCCCTGCCCGTGGCACACCACGCACATGACGGAAGCCCGGTATTCGCCCCACTCAGCGGTCGGGCCGGGCTCTCGGCCTTCCAGACGGGGAGCCCCCGTAATCAGTTCGGACGTCGGCCGGAACTTGGCATCCATGCCCGCAATGACGCGGCCCATGGGTCGGATTTCCGTGGCCGGAAGCGTGTTGTCGACCGCAGGAAGCTGTTTCAAGTAGGAAACCAGGGCACCAAGCTCCCGGTCGTTCAAGTAATAATAGGCCTCCGACGGCATGACCCAGGTGCCCGCTCCGTTCGGCTTCACGCCGTGGCGTATGGTTCGGATCCAGTCGGCGTCCGTGTAGGTCGTGCCAATGCCTCCGGCACCCGGCGTCAGGTTCGATGCCGCCACCAGGAAGGGAGGGGCATCGACCATGACGGTTCCGCTCAGGTTGGCCCCGTGGCAGTCCTGGCATCCGTGGCTTCGGACAATGTATTCCCCGAGTGCAAGCGTCGCGGAATCGCCGGACAGGGCAATCGTATCGACCGGGGCCTCATAGGTCTTGCTGACGGCCGACGATCCGCGCATGAACAGCGCCACGCCCGCAATCAGCAGCAGAATGACGAGTACGCCGAGGATGCGTAACGTCAATTTGAGTGCTTTCATGGGTGAAAAGGGGTTGGTTGGGTGTCGCCGAATGTAGCAGAAATCCCGCGTCACATGCAATACGGGAACGATCACCGAACGTTTTTCGCAGCCAGGGCCTTTTGCCCGTTCACGTTGAATCGCTTCCATCTTGTTGCCCTGACCCGCATATTGTCCGGCATCTCTTCCCAATCACCTGCTTTCCTGTCCCGCCATGTCCCTCCGCTCCACGCCTCACGTGCTGGCCATGCTGTTGCTGGCCACCATGGTCGGTTCGACCATCACCCCGCTTGCCCACGCCCAACAGAAACGCGCCCTCGATCACGACGACGTGAATGCATGGAACCGGATTACCACGCGGACCCTTTCCGATGACGGGCAATGGATGGCATGGGTCGCCGGTCCAGCCGAGGGCGACCAGACCGTGCACCTCTCTTCGGTCGATGGACGGCGCACGCTGCAGATTCCCCGGGGCACGACGCCCCGGTTCAGCGGCGATCTGAACTGGCTCGTGGTCCGTGTGGAGGCACCCTTCGATTCCACACGCCAAGCACGACTCGATAAAAAGAAGGACGATGAGATGCCACCGGATTCGATCGTCGCCGTCAACCTGCGTACGTTGGCGGTTGCCGCTCTCGGCTCCGCATCGGAATTCAAGGTGCCGGCCGATGCCAGCAGTCTGGTTGCCTGGAAAGTGGCGGCGGCCCATGCCGTGGAGGATTCCAGCAAGGCCGATTCCACACTGGCAAAAGAACTGCGCGACAAACTCCCGAAGAAGCCGGAGGGCGGCACCCTTGTCATCCGGGACCTCGAGACCAACACCGAGACGCGTGTGGATCACGTGACCGGGTATGAATTCGCGCCGGACGGCACCCGACTGGTCCTGGCCACGCAGACCAACGACGGGGCCGGAGACGGCCTGCATGTCTGGGAAGCCGGTGCAACGGCCCCTGAGACCCTCCTGGACGGTGCGGGGCGCTATACCTCCATTACCTTCGGGGAACGCAGCGATCGGTTCGCCTTCCTGAGCGATCGGGACTCGTGGCCTGCCGAACTCCCGGTACAGGCGTTGTACGTAGTTGTGGACGGTGCACTCCGAACGGTGCCCGGCCATGCGCTTCCGGAGGGCTGGGGCATCAGCGAACACGGAAATGTCCGGTTCTCCCATTCCGGGGAGCGGTTGTTCTTCGGAACTGCCCCCCGGCCAGAGCCCGCACCCGACCAATCCCACCTGTTGGACAGTGAAAAGGTGGAAGTGGACGTGTGGGCCTGGACCGATCCCCTGCTGCAGCCCATGCAACTCGTACAGGCCAAAAGCGAGCGGGAGCGGACCTGGGATGCCGTGTATCATCTGGACGCCGACCAAGTGGTACAGCTGGCCCGTGAAGACATGCCCGACGTGACGGTTTCGGATCGTGGCGACGGCCGTTGGGCGCTGGGCGAGAGCAATCTCCCGTACCGGCAGGAAATTTCGTGGGAATCACCGGATTTCCGGGATGCCTGGATAGTCGACGTGGAAACCGGAGATCGGCGCACCGTGGTGTCGGGCCTCCAGGGCAATACATCCCTGAGTCCAACCGGTGCCTGGGTCTACTGGTGGGACGGGAATTCCAAGCATTGGATGGCCTTCAACTCCGCCGACGGATCCGTCACGAATCTGACGGAATCCATTCCCCATGACGTATCGGATTTCCAGCACGACTGGCCCATGTTGCCCAGCTCCGAGGGGGCGGCCGGCTGGACGGAGGGCGACCGCGCATTCCTCATCTATGACCCGTACGACATCTGGGCGGTCGACCCCGCCCAACCCGCCGCCCCCCGCAACCTCACCGAAGGCACGGGGCGCGACCGCTCCATCCGCTTCCGGGTGGTTGACCTGGATTCCGAGAACCCGTTCGTCGAGCCCGAATTGGTCCTGTCTGCCTTCAACTACGACACCAAGGAAAACGGCTGGTTCACCGACCGATTGGCAGGCGAAGCGCCACCCCGCGAACTTGTTTTCGGACCCTACGGATACAACCGACTCGACCGGGCGGATGACAACCCGGCGGTCGTGACCTATTCCCGTGAATCCTTCGAGGAATACCCGGAAGTCTGGACGGCCCGTCTCGACCTCTCCCGGGCCACACTTACTGGAACCCGTCAACTCAGCACGACGAATCCGCAGCAGGCAGACTTCACGTGGGGCTCCGCCCGACTGGTCGAGTGGACCTCCCTGGATGGGCAATCGCTGGACGGCATCCTGTACACCCCGGAAGGCTTCGATGCGTCGAAGACGTATCCCATGATGGTGTATTTCTACGAGAAGAGCTCTTCCGGACTGTTCAATTACTTTACCCCCAGCGCTTCGCGCGCCAGCATTGACCGGGCCTTCTACGTATCGCGCGGATACCTGCTCTTCGTACCGGACATTCCCTACAAGTTGGGCTACCCGGGAGAGAGTGCCATGAATGCCGTCATGCCGGGTGTCACATCGTTGATTGAGGCCGGTTTCGTGGATCGGGACCGGATCGGTGTACAGGGCCACTCCTGGGGAGGGTACCAGATTGCCTATATGGTAACTCAGACGAACTTGTTTGCCGCCGCCGAGGCCGGTGCTCCGGTCGTGAACATGACGAGCGCATATGGCGGCATCCGGTGGGCCTCGGGCATGTCCCGGATGTTCCAGTACGAACGGACGCAGAGCCGCATTGGCGGCACACTCTGGAATGCCCACCACCGTTACATTGCCAACTCACCGCTTTTCGAGGCCGACAAGGTGGAAACCCCGCTCCTGATG encodes the following:
- a CDS encoding SDR family oxidoreductase; this encodes MNLGLQDRTALVTGASSGLGRATAIALAREGVRVGICSRNSVRIHTAAVSVADAAGVSRDRVLPLVCDVTDEAAIHTAVDEVVSTYGGLDILVCNAGGPPAGTVDDFNADDWRMALELNLVSTINLTRAALPHLRAAAARPDGLARILMITSLSAKQPVAGLYLSNVSRAGVQGFAKSLSEELGPEGITVNTILPGYTRTDRLTDLATSLSERRQVTMAEVEDGWAAMAALRRIGTEQEFAAAAAFLVSRPAGYITGVALPVDGGAIKSLL
- a CDS encoding MBL fold metallo-hydrolase, which codes for MLLVLGVGQDGGVPQTGSHAHPGWTDPSRAERVVSLGLVDPVSGETWMFEATPDFRHQWYALDQFAAAAATQFSADSATRTPRRAPDGIFLTHAHMGHYTGLMFLGHESMGADSVPVHAMPRMATYLSEHGPWSQLVRYGNIRLSPLVADSTIVLNERLRVTPFLVPHRPEFSEVVGYRIDGPSRSALFIPDIDSWAEWDSWGVLLEDMLASVDIAYLDATFFADGEIPGRDMSGFPHPFITTTMERLATAADTTRGKVRFIHLNHTNPALIAGSPEWQSVISAGFHIAETGETVGL
- a CDS encoding prolyl oligopeptidase family serine peptidase, yielding MSLRSTPHVLAMLLLATMVGSTITPLAHAQQKRALDHDDVNAWNRITTRTLSDDGQWMAWVAGPAEGDQTVHLSSVDGRRTLQIPRGTTPRFSGDLNWLVVRVEAPFDSTRQARLDKKKDDEMPPDSIVAVNLRTLAVAALGSASEFKVPADASSLVAWKVAAAHAVEDSSKADSTLAKELRDKLPKKPEGGTLVIRDLETNTETRVDHVTGYEFAPDGTRLVLATQTNDGAGDGLHVWEAGATAPETLLDGAGRYTSITFGERSDRFAFLSDRDSWPAELPVQALYVVVDGALRTVPGHALPEGWGISEHGNVRFSHSGERLFFGTAPRPEPAPDQSHLLDSEKVEVDVWAWTDPLLQPMQLVQAKSERERTWDAVYHLDADQVVQLAREDMPDVTVSDRGDGRWALGESNLPYRQEISWESPDFRDAWIVDVETGDRRTVVSGLQGNTSLSPTGAWVYWWDGNSKHWMAFNSADGSVTNLTESIPHDVSDFQHDWPMLPSSEGAAGWTEGDRAFLIYDPYDIWAVDPAQPAAPRNLTEGTGRDRSIRFRVVDLDSENPFVEPELVLSAFNYDTKENGWFTDRLAGEAPPRELVFGPYGYNRLDRADDNPAVVTYSRESFEEYPEVWTARLDLSRATLTGTRQLSTTNPQQADFTWGSARLVEWTSLDGQSLDGILYTPEGFDASKTYPMMVYFYEKSSSGLFNYFTPSASRASIDRAFYVSRGYLLFVPDIPYKLGYPGESAMNAVMPGVTSLIEAGFVDRDRIGVQGHSWGGYQIAYMVTQTNLFAAAEAGAPVVNMTSAYGGIRWASGMSRMFQYERTQSRIGGTLWNAHHRYIANSPLFEADKVETPLLMMHNDADGAVPWYQGIEYFVALRRLGKPVWMLNYNDQGHGLSNLHDQRDWSIRMQQFFDHYLMDAPAPVWLERGIPAVEKGRTLGLEPADAVSSDRYR
- a CDS encoding RidA family protein; this translates as MRKKELVTERSRVKTKLAPAAIGPYSQAVFVGDTLYCSGQIAIDPTSGHMVTEGIEAETERVLENLRGVLTAAGLSMNHVVACRVYMTDINDYAQVNEVYARYFGENAPAREALQVSALPRDARVEISCVAVR
- a CDS encoding c-type cytochrome, whose translation is MKALKLTLRILGVLVILLLIAGVALFMRGSSAVSKTYEAPVDTIALSGDSATLALGEYIVRSHGCQDCHGANLSGTVMVDAPPFLVAASNLTPGAGGIGTTYTDADWIRTIRHGVKPNGAGTWVMPSEAYYYLNDRELGALVSYLKQLPAVDNTLPATEIRPMGRVIAGMDAKFRPTSELITGAPRLEGREPGPTAEWGEYRASVMCVVCHGQGLTGAQPPNPDAPFAPDLRMAASWSLDDFKSALRTGVTPDGRELDPEFMPWTALGQLSEDEMTAIHLYLQTL